A stretch of the Sorangium aterium genome encodes the following:
- a CDS encoding phosphotransferase family protein, which produces MPPDHSAPPGDRSLFPSFDGPAGFDRIRADLPAFLPAIRVVCERHGLSSGGLSAFAHGTNVVVSNDAGQIIKLFPPFLRHQFEAERLSLGRFHGTVPVATPELLWQGELEGWPYLVISRLPGRTLEEAWPAMSGAERAEALARIGEIMRAAHALPTAGLESIDLGWDAFLERQIAGCESRHRRMGLPERLASQIPAYLESARALLPTSVVPVLLTGEYTPQNLLVTRADGRWRVTGMIDFADACLGAPEYDLLGPCLFLAAGSADLQRAILGAYGYPPADLGSALRRKLMALALLHRYSHLRFQLRLEGWESQVSSLSELEQTIWPL; this is translated from the coding sequence ATGCCGCCCGATCACAGCGCGCCCCCTGGCGATCGATCCCTGTTCCCGTCGTTCGACGGCCCCGCCGGCTTCGACCGGATCCGCGCCGACCTCCCGGCCTTTCTCCCGGCGATCCGCGTCGTGTGCGAGCGCCACGGGCTCTCGTCGGGCGGGCTCTCCGCCTTCGCGCACGGGACCAACGTGGTCGTCTCGAACGACGCAGGCCAGATCATCAAGCTGTTCCCTCCCTTCCTCCGGCACCAGTTCGAGGCCGAGCGCCTCTCGCTGGGGCGCTTCCACGGGACCGTCCCCGTGGCCACGCCGGAGCTCCTCTGGCAAGGGGAGCTCGAAGGCTGGCCCTATCTCGTGATATCGCGCCTCCCGGGGCGCACGCTCGAAGAGGCCTGGCCCGCGATGAGCGGCGCGGAGCGCGCCGAGGCGCTCGCCCGCATCGGCGAGATCATGAGGGCCGCCCACGCGCTGCCCACCGCCGGACTGGAGAGCATCGATCTCGGCTGGGATGCGTTCCTGGAGCGCCAGATCGCCGGATGCGAGAGCCGGCACCGGCGGATGGGCTTGCCCGAGCGTCTCGCCTCGCAGATCCCGGCTTACCTCGAGTCTGCCCGCGCCCTCCTGCCGACCTCCGTGGTCCCGGTCCTGCTGACCGGCGAATACACCCCGCAGAACCTCCTCGTGACCCGAGCGGACGGGAGGTGGCGCGTCACCGGCATGATCGACTTCGCGGACGCGTGCCTCGGAGCACCCGAGTACGATCTCCTGGGCCCGTGCCTCTTCCTGGCAGCCGGCAGCGCGGACCTCCAGCGCGCCATCCTCGGCGCCTACGGATACCCGCCTGCCGACCTGGGCTCAGCGCTGCGCCGCAAGCTGATGGCCCTCGCGCTGCTGCACAGGTACAGCCACCTCAGGTTCCAGCTCAGGCTCGAAGGATGGGAGTCCCAGGTCTCCTCGCTCTCCGAGCTGGAACAGACGATCTGGCCGCTCTGA